In Vitis vinifera cultivar Pinot Noir 40024 chromosome 11, ASM3070453v1, a genomic segment contains:
- the LOC104880655 gene encoding probable receptor-like protein kinase At5g20050 has product MEDKKASIIAVSSVVALIILIIVARVSLKLSNTFFLILGADIAAILAIFTYVIIRWRFNRRRKLLETRLVSEGRELRIEYSFLRKVAGVPTKFRYKELEEATDNFQALIGRGASASVFRGILNDGTSVAVKRIEGEEHGEKEFKSEVAAIASVQHVNLVRLLGYCCVPGGPRFLIYDFIQNGSLDCWIFPQRESQGRPRGCLSWDFRYRVALDVAKALSYLHHDCRSRVLHLDVKPENILLDENYRALVSDFGLSKLMRKDESRVLTTIRGTRGYLAPEWLLEHGVSEKSDIYSYGMVLFEMLGGQRNVCLIENGNDRSQRKWQYFPKVVTEKMREGKLMEVVDHRLVEGGGIDEREVKRLVYVALWCIQEKARLRPTMARVVEMLEGHVTVDEPPETQMIIVDLLCTDEEPANACNRPRMAALVTPQVDNATLPSTSTYSYALSVLSGR; this is encoded by the coding sequence ATGGAAGACAAGAAAGCAAGCATAATTGCCGTCTCATCGGTCGTTGCCCTCATCATCTTGATCATAGTTGCTCGCGTCTCTCTGAAACTTTCCAATACTTTCTTCCTCATTCTTGGTGCTGACATTGCTGCCATACTTGCTATCTTCACATATGTTATAATCAGATGGCGTTTTAATCGTCGAAGGAAATTGTTAGAGACACGACTCGTTTCAGAGGGCCGAGAGCTTCGAATCGAGTATAGTTTCCTTAGAAAAGTTGCAGGGGTTCCAACAAAGTTTAGATACAAGGAGCTTGAGGAAGCAACAGACAACTTCCAGGCATTGATAGGCCGCGGAGCATCTGCTTCTGTTTTCAGAGGAATCCTGAATGATGGCACTTCTGTTGCTGTGAAAAGAATTGAAGGAGAGGAGCATGGGGAGAAGGAATTCAAATCTGAAGTTGCAGCAATTGCCAGCGTGCAACATGTAAATCTTGTCCGCCTTCTCGGATATTGTTGTGTTCCTGGAGGGCCTcgttttcttatttatgatttCATCCAAAATGGATCATTGGATTGCTGGATTTTCCCTCAGAGGGAAAGTCAAGGCCGGCCCAGGGGCTGCTTGTCATGGGACTTTAGATATAGAGTTGCCCTCGATGTTGCGAAGGCCCTTTCTTATCTTCATCATGATTGCAGGTCCCGGGTCTTACACCTTGATGTCAAGCCAGAAAACATACTTCTTGATGAGAATTATAGAGCACTTGTATCAGATTTTGGACTGTCAAAGTTAATGAGGAAAGATGAAAGCCGAGTTCTTACGACAATCAGAGGGACTAGAGGTTACTTGGCTCCAGAGTGGCTATTGGAGCATGGAGTTTCTGAGAAATCTGATATCTACAGTTATGGGATGGTACTCTTTGAGATGCTTGGAGGCCAGAGGAATGTTTGCTTGATCGAAAACGGCAACGACAGGTCTCAAAGGAAATGGCAATATTTTCCAAAAGTGGTGactgagaaaatgagagaagggAAGCTTATGGAGGTTGTTGACCATAGGTTAGTAGAAGGAGGAGGTATCGATGAGAGGGAGGTTAAGAGATTGGTTTATGTAGCTTTATGGTGCATACAAGAGAAGGCCAGGCTTAGACCAACCATGGCCCGTGTGGTTGAGATGCTTGAAGGCCATGTGACAGTGGACGAGCCCCCTGAGACTCAAATGATCATTGTTGACCTATTATGCACTGATGAAGAACCAGCTAATGCCTGTAACAGGCCAAGGATGGCTGCATTGGTAACACCCCAAGTAGACAATGCTACTCTTCCTTCCACTTCCACCTACTCATATGCCTTGTCCGTTCTATCAGGCCGGTAA
- the LOC100257724 gene encoding uncharacterized protein LOC100257724 yields MSFTGPSVSGGRTVKRAFEFGRTYVVRPKGKHQATVVWLHGLGDNGSSWFQLLETLPLPNIKWICPTAPTQPISIFGGFPSTAWFDVGELSEDAPDDLEGLDASAAHVANLLSTEPADIKLGVGGFSMGAAIALYSATCFALGKYENGNLYPSNLSAVVGLSGWLPCAKTLGNKLERVEEAARRIASLPILLCHGRGDDVVPFKFGEKSSKALTSAGFRDLMFKEYDGLGHYTIPEEMDEVCSWLTSKLALEGCSS; encoded by the exons ATGAGCTTTACTGGCCCATCTGTTTCTG GTGGTAGAACTGTTAAAAGGGCATTTGAGTTTGGAAGGACCTATGTGGTCAGGCCCAAAGGGAAGCACCAGGCAACTGTGGTTTGGCTACATGGCCTTGGTGATAATGGATCAAG CTGGTTCCAGCTCTTGGAGACCCTCCCTCTTCCAAAT ATTAAATGGATATGCCCAACTGCTCCTACTCAACCAATAAGTATATTTGGCGGCTTTCCTTCCACTGCTT GGTTTGATGTGGGAGAACTCTCAGAAGATGCTCCCGATGATTTAGAGGGTTTGGATGCTTCAGCAGCGCATGTTGCGAATTTGTTGTCAACAGAGCCAGCTGACA tCAAACTTGGTGTTGGAGGCTTTAGTATGGGAGCAGCAATTGCCCTCTACTCCGCCACTTGCTTTGCTCTAGGAAAGTATGAGAACGGCAACCTGTATCCATCCAATTTAAGTGCGGTTGTGGGGCTAAGTGGCTGGCTTCCATGTGCAAA GACCTTGGGTAACAAACTAGAGAGGGTGGAGGAGGCTGCAAGGCGGATTGCATCATTGCCCATTTTGCTTTGCCATGGTAGAG GTGATGATGTTGTGCCCTTCAAATTTGGTGAAAAATCTTCGAAAGCCTTGACCTCAGCTGGATTTCGAGATCTGATGTTCAAAGAATATGATGG GCTTGGCCACTACACAATTCCTGAAGAGATGGATGAGGTCTGCTCATGGCTAACTTCAAAGTTGGCACTTGAAGGGTGTTCTTCATGA